Proteins from a genomic interval of Solea solea chromosome 10, fSolSol10.1, whole genome shotgun sequence:
- the LOC131467256 gene encoding galanin receptor 2a-like, whose translation MDLFQEQPLDWSSVQPLLQYDISQERVNNTNSLPGSLMLPSTFSSRASLPQPLPSLLPSTLIPSTLLPMTSSSSFRQTSTYVYRPSSSSSSSLSSSLSTFSANELADLESMLLWTLHEPSTISLTIMYCLSFILGFIGNLMSLRVLTNRRNQRLASVSATRSLLVNLAVCDLAVVCVCMPITLGSQIYTAWVYGDLLCRAVPFTQAVSVSASVLTLTVISVNRYYSVKSPLRARSMFTRRRILATVAVVWMVSFIMCAPIAVMNRRREISFGTFAILVCQEEWPQHRLKQGYNVLLFMMLYCLPVTFNLTIGFLTGRRLWGGTKSTFADLDPRSKALHTSRLKTRQKIAKMVVCLVLLFAVSWLPLYLADLWIDCEQRPPSWLLQTRPFAQWLGLTNSSLNPICYCFIGDLYRSAKVIRTRYYQKVAALFGSSSFTSSAAVVSPAAVITDSKAPAAEHRSISAAVAASASLVTIPRLLSLARGQGLGQKVRDRLDSHAGSDHSISDWCQSSPSLWDSSLFSCQLHTLQHSIQRADFLPTRRHSENESAGSLTLRIESVEIDVLPLRRHSGDRIYCLSHDKVDTITIDRHALCSSGQFSGKISHTCSPVGDHEDEITDMTSL comes from the exons ATGGATCTGTTTCAGGAGCAGCCGTTGGATTGGAGCTCGGTCCAGCCTCTGCTGCAGTATGACATCTCCCAGGAAAGAGTCAACAACACCAACAGCTTGCCTGGTTCTCTAATGCTGCCGTCCACCTTCAGCTCCCGTGCCTCCCTCCCTCAACCTCTGCCCTCTCTGCTTCCTTCCACCCTTATTCCCTCCACTCTCCTCCCCAtgacctcctcttcatcctttCGACAAACATCCACTTATGTCTACCggccctcctcatcctcctcatcctccttgtCTTCATCCTTGTCCACCTTCTCTGCTAATGAGTTGGCAGATTTGGAGAGCATGCTGCTCTGGACCCTCCACGAGCCCAGCACCATCTCTCTGACAATCATGTACTGCCTCTCCTTCATTTTGGGATTCATTGGGAATTTGATGTCCCTGCGTGTCCTCACCAACAGACGCAACCAGCGGTTAGCCAGTGTCAGTGCCACGCGTAGTCTGTTGGTGAACCTGGCGGTGTGTGACCTGGCAgtggtgtgtgtctgcatgccCATCACTCTGGGGAGCCAGATCTACACGGCCTGGGTTTACGGTGACCTCCTCTGCAGAGCCGTGCCCTTCACGCAGGCCGTGTCAGTCTCAGCCAGCGTGTTGACGCTAACTGTGATCAGCGTGAATCGTTACTACAGCGTTAAATCGCCTCTGCGAGCACGCTCCATGTTCACCCGCCGCAGGATCTTGGCCACTGTCGCGGTTGTGTGGATGGTGTCCTTCATCATGTGCGCTCCTATTGCAGTGATGAATCGGCGGCGCGAGATCAGTTTTGGGACTTTCGCCATCTTGGTCTGTCAGGAGGAGTGGCCTCAGCATCGCCTGAAACAGGG GTACAATGTGCTCCTATTTATGATGCTATACTGCCTGCCAGTGACCTTTAACCTCACCATAGGCTTCCTGACTGGCAGGCGGCTCTGGGGAGGAACAAAATCCACTTTCGCTGACCTTGATCCTCGGAGCAAGGCGCTGCACACCTCACGCCTCAAGACCCGTCAGAAGATCGCCAAGATGGTGGTCTGCCTGGTGTTGCTCTTTGCAGTGTCCTGGCTGCCGCTGTATCTGGCCGACCTTTGGATCGACTGTGAGCAAAGGCCACCGTCTTGGCTGCTGCAGACGCGGCCGTTTGCTCAGTGGCTGGGCCTGACCAACTCCAGCCTGAACCCCATCTGTTACTGTTTCATAGGAGATCTGTACCGCTCTGCGAAGGTGATTCGGACGCGATACTACCAGAAAGTGGCTGCGCTCTTTGGCTCCTCTTCATTCACCAGCTCAGCTGCAGTGGTGTCTCCTGCTGCAGTGATTACAGACTCCAAAGCACCTGCCGCTGAGCATCGCagcatttctgctgctgtggcagCTTCTGCATCCTTGGTTACAATCCCCAGGTTGCTGAGTCTGGCTCGAGGCCAGGGACTGGGGCAGAAGGTTAGAGACAGGTTAGACAGCCATGCCGGATCTGACCACAGTATCTCAGACTGGTGTCAGTCCAGTCCCAGTCTGTGGGATAGCTCTTTGTTCTCTTGCCAGCTCCACACACTCCAGCACTCCATACAAAGAGCAGACTTCCTGCCCACAAGAAGACACTCCGAGAATGAGAGCGCTGGGTCATTAACTTTAAGAATTGAGTCCGTGGAAATTGATGTGCTGCCTCTCAGGAGGCATTCAGGGGACAGGATATATTGTCTGTCACATGATAAGGTAGACACCATTACCATTGATAGACATGCTCTGTGTTCTTCTGGGCAGTTCAGCGGTAAAATATCACACACCTGCTCTCCCGTAGGAGACCATGAGGATGAAATAACTGATATGACCAGTCTGTGA